A single window of Nicotiana tomentosiformis chromosome 1, ASM39032v3, whole genome shotgun sequence DNA harbors:
- the LOC104114698 gene encoding DNA-directed RNA polymerase V subunit 1 isoform X8, whose protein sequence is MEESSSSKVADGTIRGITFGLATPQEICKSSISDCPITHPSLLLNPFLGLPLEAGRCESCGTAEPGQCEGHFGYIELPIPIYHPDHVSELKKMLSLLCLKCLKMQNRKVQVKHVGVLERMLSSCCEDVVQISINEGKTSDGASYLELKVPKNAANLPDWNFLEKYGYRYGDGYSRPMLPSEVLTILRRIHEDSRKKLSAKGYFPQDGYILQYLPVPPNCLSVPDISDGNNIMSSDHSITMLRKVLRQIDIIKSSRSGIPNFEAHEVEANDLQASVVQYLQFRGTGKASRDVDKRFGTNKEAADTTTKAWLEKMKTLFIRKGSGFSSRSVITGDPYKGVGEIGLPCEIAQKITFEERVSQHNMAYLQKLVDEKLCLTYKDGSSTYSLREGSKGHTFLRPGQIVHRRIMDGDTVFVNRPPTTHKHSLQALSVYVHDDHTVKINPLICGPLSADFDGDCIHLFYPQSLAAKAEVVELFSVGKQLLSSHTGNFNLQLATDSLLSLKLMFSKYFFDREAAQQLAMFLQMALPDPALVDVRKSGTMWTALQILGTALPDGLDSCGETHTIGKSQFLGIEYNKDLLSSILNDVITSIYFMKGPNDVLKFFNSLQPLLMENLCTEGFSVSLRDFYTSKAVRDGIQERVQCMSKLLHHLRSSYNESVEVQLEHHLRNEKLPVIDFVHKSSGIGVLIDSKSESALNKVVQQIGFLGMQISDRGKFYSKTLVNDMARLFQKKYPSAGSNPSEEFGLVGSCLFYGLDPYQEMIHSISSREVIVRSTRGLTEPGTLFKNLMAILRDVLICYDGTVRNVSSNSIIQFEYGASGGSNFPSEFGAGDPVGVLAATAMSNPAYKAVLDSSPSSNSSWEMMKEILLCGVSFKNDVSDRRVILYLNDCGCRRGCCREKAAYLVKNHLSKVCLKDAADEFLIEYGGQQAGYENSETGTGLIGHITLNQGQLENLGISVLEVLERCQENISSFQRRKKIGNLFKRIVLSVSEFCSFCYNSGSKCLNTPCLRFSWPDASDDHLERVSHILADMICPILLDTVIKGDPRVSSANIVWISPDTMTWIRNPSKSQSGELALDIVLEKEAVKQRGDAWRILMDSCLPFIHLIDTRRSIPYAIKQVQELIGISCAFEQAVKRLSTSVTMVTKGVLKDHLVLLANSMTCAGNLIGFNAGGIKALSRALNVQIPFTEATLFTPRKCFERAAEKCHVDSLSSIVASCSWGKHVAVGTGSPFEVLWNTKNVELNIPDAHDVYSFLHLVRSSSAQEVEGTSCLGAEVEELEVEDEDMGLYLSPDRDSGSDKPTFEDRAEFDNGIENENLDEGKLSGSAWEKASSENVKSGGSWDMAKTQNGAEKAVNQSDSWSSWGRKVDEAENNPRQSGNGEQLESWSAWGGKAKEVDSNPQQSGNTAQSGSWSAWGKKVDEAGNSPRQSGNEEQSGSLSSWGKKVEKDGGSWGKRVEETENHNHQSGKDEKSGSLSSWGKKVEKDGVSSWGKKVEKDGGSWGKKVEQAEIHSQQSGKEEKSESLSSWGKQVEKDGGSSWGKQVEKGGSWGKKVEKDGGSSWGEKVEAENTPRPSGKGEQSGSWSSWGKQVKEDGGASWGEKVEKDGGSSWGKKVDEPEDKPHQSGNGEQPGSWSSWGKKVEKDGGSWDGPKQSNSESSWGKTTKGGGFGSAAAEGNRRVDQLVNGWSSNISGDEQLNEPTRDDATKVGGWNSSTVGGWNSQKVGVEESDKQPQWGQRRRNTRGDFRDNSRGWGSSSGGEWKGNRPARSADDSNRGGNFTATRQRMDIFTAEEQDILSNVDPIMLNIRRIMHQTGYNDGDPLSADDQSYIIDTVLNYHPDKAVKMGAGLDYITVSKHTEFQDSRCFYVVSTDGAKQDFSTRKCLENFIRSKYPDKAETFNGKYFKKPQPRSTRNASPSPSPSVG, encoded by the exons GATGTCGTACAAATCTCAATAAATGAGGGTAAAACCTCAGATGGTGCTTCCTATTTGGAACTGAAAGTTCCAAAAAATGCTGCAAATCTTCCAGACTGGAACTTCTTGGAAAAATATGGCTACCGCTATGGTGACGGTTATTCTCGACCTATGCTTCCTTCTGAG GTTCTTACAATTCTGAGAAGAATTCATGAAGATTCTAGGAAAAAGCTGTCAGCAAAAGGCTATTTCCCACAGGATGGATACATCCTGCAATACTTACCAGTACCTCCTAACTGTTTGTCTGTGCCTGATATATCTGATGGGAATAATATCATGTCTTCG GATCATTCTATAACAATGCTCAGGAAGGTACTGAGGCAGATTGACATAATTAAAAGTTCAAGATCTGGTATACCTAATTTTGAGGCTCATGAAGTTGAAGCCAATGATTTACAAGCATCAGTTGTCCAGTATCTCCAGTTTAGGGGGACAGGCAAG GCATCTCGTGACGTTGATAAACGTTTTGGAACAAACAAGGAAGCAGCTGATACCACCACTAAAGCCTGGTTGGAGAAGATGAAGACCTTGTTTATCAGGAAGGGGTCTGGTTTCTCGTCTCGAAGTGTCATAACTGGTGACCCATATAAAGGGGTGGGTGAGATTGGCTTGCCATGTGAAATTGCTCAGAAAATTACTTTTGAGGAGAGAGTAAGTCAGCACAATATGGCATACTTACAGAAATTGGTGGATGAAAAGCTTTGTTTAACCTATAAAGACGGGTCAAGTACTTACTCTTTGAGAGAAGGGTCAAAGGGGCACACATTTCTACGACCTGGACAAATAGTGCACAGGAGGATAATGGATGGTGATACCGTTTTCGTTAATAGGCCACCCACAACACACAAGCACTCCCTCCAAGCCTTATCAGTGTATGTCCATGATGATCACACTGTAAAGATCAACCCCCTCATATGTGGTCCCCTTAGTGCTGATTTTGATGGGGACTGCATTCATTTGTTTTACCCTCAGTCCCTTGCTGCCAAAGCAGAGGTTGTGGAGCTCTTCTCTGTAGGGAAACAGTTACTGAGTTCACACACTGGTAACTTCAATTTGCAGCTTGCCACTGACTCATTGCTGTCATTGAAGTTAATGTTCTCAAAGTATTTCTTCGATAGAGAAGCTGCCCAACAGTTAGCAATGTTTCTTCAGATGGCCTTACCTGATCCTGCACTAGTAGATGTTCGTAAATCAGGTACCATGTGGACTGCCTTACAGATCTTGGGGACTGCCTTACCTGATGGCCTTGATAGTTGTGGGGAGACGCATACAATTGGGAAAAGTCAGTTCTTGGGGATTGAGTACAACAAGGACTTGCTTTCATCCATTCTGAATGATGTTATCACATCTATCTATTTTATGAAGGGGCCAAATGATGTGCTGAAGTTTTTCAATTCTTTACAACCTCTATTAATGGAGAATCTGTGCACAGAAGGTTTTAGTGTTAGTCTCCGAGATTTTTACACGTCAAAGGCTGTTAGGGATGGTATCCAGGAAAGAGTTCAGTGCATGTCCAAGTTGTTGCATCACTTGCGGTCATCCTATAATGAGTCTGTGGAAGTACAATTAGAACATCACTTGCGTAATGAGAAACTTCCAGTTATTGACTTTGTGCACAAGTCATCTGGCATTGGTGTTCTAATTGATTCCAAGAGTGAATCTGCCCTTAATAAGGTGGTTCAACAAATTGGGTTTTTAGGCATGCAAATATCCGACAGAggaaaattttactcaaaaacaTTGGTAAATGACATGGCTCGACTGTTTCAGAAGAAGTATCCTTCTGCTGGTAGTAACCCTTCGGAGGAATTTGGGTTGGTTGGAAGCTGTCTGTTCTACGGGTTAGACCCTTATCAGGAGATGATTCATTCGATCTCTAGTAGAGAAGTGATTGTCCGCTCAACAAGGGGATTGACTGAACCTGGGACTTTGTTCAAAAACTTGATGGCCATCCTCCGTGATGTGCTAATTTGCTATGATGGGACTGTTCGGAATGTCTCCAGCAATTCCATTATTCAATTTGAGTATGGGGCTAGTGGTGGGTCAAATTTCCCAAGTGAATTTGGTGCTGGTGATCCTGTTGGAGTGTTGGCTGCAACTGCTATGTCCAATCCTGCATACAAAGCAGTTCTTGATTCCTCTCCGAGCAGCAATTCCTCCTGGGAGATGATGAAG GAGATACTGCTTTGTGGAGTGAGCTTCAAGAATGATGTTTCTGACCGTCGGGTAATCCTTTATCTGAATGATTGTGGGTGCCGTAGAGGGTGCTGCAGAGAAAAAGCAGCGTACCTCGTCAAGAATCATTTGAGTAAAGTATGTCTTAAGGATGCTGCTGATGAGTTCTTGATAGA ATATGGAGGGCAACAAGCAGGATATGAGAATTCTGAAACAGGGACTGGCCTCATTGGTCATATTACTCTCAACCAG GGACAGCtggaaaatctgggaatcagtgTTCTTGAGGTTCTTGAAAGATGCCAAGAAAATATCAGTTCATTCCAGAGGAGAAAAAAGATTGGCAATCTTTTCAAGAGAATAGTTTTGTCAGTGAG TGAATTTTGTTCGTTTTGCTACAATTCTGGAAGCAAGTGTTTGAACACACCATGCTTGAGGTTCTCTTGGCCAGATGCGAGTGACGATCACTTAGAGAGGGTTTCTCACATTCTTGCTGATATGATATGCCCAATTCTGTTGGATACAGTTATCAAAG GTGATCCAAGGGTTTCAAGTGCAAATATAGTTTGGATTTCTCCTGACACAATGACTTGGATTAGGAACCCGTCCAAGAGTCAAAGTGGTGAATTAGCTCTGGATATTGTTCTCGAAAAAGAAGCTGTTAAGCAAAGAGGAGATGCTTGGAGGATTCTCATGGATTCCTGTCTTCCTTTCATCCATTTGATAGACACTAGGCGCTCCATCCCATATGCAATAAAGCAAGTCCAAGAACTGATTGGAATTTCTTGTGCCTTTGAGCAAGCTGTTAAG CGCCTATCAACGTCAGTTACAATGGTCACAAAGGGTGTTCTCAAAGACCACCTAGTTCTATTGGCTAATAGCATGACTTGCGCAGGAAATCTGATTGGTTTTAATGCTGGTGGAATAAAAGCATTGTCTCGAGCATTAAACGTGCAGATACCATTTACGGAAGCAACGTTATTT ACCCCAAGAAAATGCTTTGAGAGGGCTGCTGAAAAGTGCCATGTTGATTCTTTGTCAAGCATTGTGGCTTCTTGCTCCTGGGGAAAACATGTGGCAGTTGGTACAGGATCTCCATTTGAAGTTCTCTGGAACACAAAAAAT GTTGAATTGAATATACCGGATGCACATGATGTTTATAGCTTCCTGCACTTGGTGAGGAGCAGCTCTGCTCAAGAAGTAGAAGGTACCAGTTGTCTTGGTGCGGAAGTTGAAGAACTGGAGGTGGAAGACGAAGATATGGGATTATACTTGTCTCCCGATCGGGACTCTGGTTCAGATAAGCCCACTTTTGAAGATAGAGCTGAATTTGATAATGGTATAGAAAATGAAAACTTAGATGAAGGAAAGCTAAGTGGCTCTGCATGGGAGAAGGCATCATCTGAGAATGTCAAATCTGGTGGTAGCTGGGATATGGCTAAAACCCAAAATGGTGCTGAAAAGGCTGTCAATCAGTCAGATTCCTGGTCTTCTTGGGGCAGAAAGGTTGATGAAGCTGAGAATAATCCTCGTCAATCTGGGAACGGAGAGCAGCTAGAATCATGGTCTGCCTGGGGAGGAAAGGCTAAGGAAGTGGACAGTAATCCTCAGCAATCCGGGAATACAGCGCAGTCAGGGTCATGGTCAGCATGGGGGAAAAAGGTTGATGAAGCTGGGAATAGCCCTCGCCAGTCCGGGAATGAGGAGCAGTCAGGATCTTTGTCTTCCTGGGGGAAAAAAGTGGAAAAAGATGGTGGTTCGTGGGGTAAAAGGGTTGAGGAAACGGAAAATCATAATCACCAATCTGGGAAAGATGAGAAGTCAGGATCTTTGTCCTCATGGGGGAAAAAG GTGGAAAAAGATGGTGTTTCTTCTTGGGGGAAAAAGGTGGAAAAAGATGGTGGTTCCTGGGGTAAAAAGGTTGAGCAAGCGGAAATTCATAGTCAACAATCTGGGAAGGAAGAGAAGTCAGAATCTTTGTCCTCATGGGGGAAACAGGTTGAAAAAGATGGTGGTTCTTCTTGGGGGAAACAGGTTGAAAAAGGTGGTTCTTGGGGAAAAAAAGTGGAAAAAGATGGTGGTTCTTCTTGGGGAGAAAAGGTTGAAGCTGAGAATACCCCACGACCATCTGGGAAAGGAGAACAGTCAGGATCTTGGTCCTCATGGGGGAAACAGGTGAAAGAAGATGGTGGGGCTTCTTGGGGGGAAAAGGTGGAGAAAGATGGTGGGTCTTCTTGGGGGAAAAAGGTTGATGAACCCGAGGATAAGCCTCACCAGTCTGGGAATGGAGAGCAGCCAGGATCTTGGTCCTCATGGGGTAAAAAGGTGGAAAAAGATGGTGGTTCTTGGGACGGGCCTAAACAGTCAAATTCTGAGTCGTCTTGGGGAAAAACTACTAAAGGTGGTGGATTTGGTTCAGCGGCTGCTGAAGGCAATAGAAGGGTTGACCAGTTAGTTAATGGATGGAGCTCTAATATAAGCGGAGATGAACAGTTAAATGAACCAACTCGTGATGACGCTACAAAAGTTGGTGGTTGGAATTCTTCAACAGTTGGTGGTTGGAATTCTCAGAAGGTTGGTGTTGAAGAGAGTGATAAGCAACCTCAGTGGGGTCAGCGCAGACGTAATACAAGAGGagattttagggataattcacgAGGTTGGGGCTCTTCTAGTGGTGGAGAGTGGAAGGGCAACCGGCCTGCAAGATCAGCTGATGACTCCAATAGAGGTGGGAATTTTACAGCAACAAGGCAAAGGATGGATATATTCACAGCAGAGGAACAAGACATACTTTCAAATGTTGATCCTATTATGCTGAATATCAGAAGAATAATGCATCAGACAGG GTACAATGATGGTGACCCATTATCTGCTGATGACCAGTCATATATCATTGACACTGTTCTCAATTACCATCCGGATAAAGCTGTCAAGATGGGAGCTGGTCTTGATTATATCACG GTTAGCAAACATACCGAGTTCCAGGACAGTAGATGCTTCTACGTTGTTTCTACTGATGGTGCTAAGCAAGATTTCTCCACCCGGAAATGTCTGGAGAACTTCATCAGGTCAAAGTATCCTGATAAGGCTGAGACTTTCAATGGCAAGTATTTCAAAAAGCCTCAACCTCGCAGCACTAGAAATGCATCTCCATCTCCATCTCCATCAGTTGGTTGA
- the LOC104114698 gene encoding DNA-directed RNA polymerase V subunit 1 isoform X6, protein MEESSSSKVADGTIRGITFGLATPQEICKSSISDCPITHPSLLLNPFLGLPLEAGRCESCGTAEPGQCEGHFGYIELPIPIYHPDHVSELKKMLSLLCLKCLKMQNRKVQVKHVGVLERMLSSCCEDVVQISINEGKTSDGASYLELKVPKNAANLPDWNFLEKYGYRYGDGYSRPMLPSEVLTILRRIHEDSRKKLSAKGYFPQDGYILQYLPVPPNCLSVPDISDGNNIMSSDHSITMLRKVLRQIDIIKSSRSGIPNFEAHEVEANDLQASVVQYLQFRGTGKASRDVDKRFGTNKEAADTTTKAWLEKMKTLFIRKGSGFSSRSVITGDPYKGVGEIGLPCEIAQKITFEERVSQHNMAYLQKLVDEKLCLTYKDGSSTYSLREGSKGHTFLRPGQIVHRRIMDGDTVFVNRPPTTHKHSLQALSVYVHDDHTVKINPLICGPLSADFDGDCIHLFYPQSLAAKAEVVELFSVGKQLLSSHTGNFNLQLATDSLLSLKLMFSKYFFDREAAQQLAMFLQMALPDPALVDVRKSGTMWTALQILGTALPDGLDSCGETHTIGKSQFLGIEYNKDLLSSILNDVITSIYFMKGPNDVLKFFNSLQPLLMENLCTEGFSVSLRDFYTSKAVRDGIQERVQCMSKLLHHLRSSYNESVEVQLEHHLRNEKLPVIDFVHKSSGIGVLIDSKSESALNKVVQQIGFLGMQISDRGKFYSKTLVNDMARLFQKKYPSAGSNPSEEFGLVGSCLFYGLDPYQEMIHSISSREVIVRSTRGLTEPGTLFKNLMAILRDVLICYDGTVRNVSSNSIIQFEYGASGGSNFPSEFGAGDPVGVLAATAMSNPAYKAVLDSSPSSNSSWEMMKEILLCGVSFKNDVSDRRVILYLNDCGCRRGCCREKAAYLVKNHLSKVCLKDAADEFLIEYGGQQAGYENSETGTGLIGHITLNQGQLENLGISVLEVLERCQENISSFQRRKKIGNLFKRIVLSVSEFCSFCYNSGSKCLNTPCLRFSWPDASDDHLERVSHILADMICPILLDTVIKGDPRVSSANIVWISPDTMTWIRNPSKSQSGELALDIVLEKEAVKQRGDAWRILMDSCLPFIHLIDTRRSIPYAIKQVQELIGISCAFEQAVKRLSTSVTMVTKGVLKDHLVLLANSMTCAGNLIGFNAGGIKALSRALNVQIPFTEATLFTPRKCFERAAEKCHVDSLSSIVASCSWGKHVAVGTGSPFEVLWNTKNVELNIPDAHDVYSFLHLVRSSSAQEVEGTSCLGAEVEELEVEDEDMGLYLSPDRDSGSDKPTFEDRAEFDNGIENENLDEGKLSGSAWEKASSENVKSGGSWDMAKTQNGAEKAVNQSDSWSSWGRKVDEAENNPRQSGNGEQLESWSAWGGKAKEVDSNPQQSGNTAQSGSWSAWGKKVDEAGNSPRQSGNEEQSGSLSSWGKKVEKDGGSWGKRVEETENHNHQSGKDEKSGSLSSWGKKVEKDGDSSWGKVEIDGGSSWGKKVEIDGGSSWGKKVEEAENHSHQSGKEEKSESLSSWGKKVEKDGVSSWGKKVEKDGGGSWGKKVEKDGGSSWGEKVEAENTPRPSGKGEQSGSWSSWGKQVKEDGGASWGEKVEKDGGSSWGKKVDEPEDKPHQSGNGEQPGSWSSWGKKVEKDGGSWDGPKQSNSESSWGKTTKGGGFGSAAAEGNRRVDQLVNGWSSNISGDEQLNEPTRDDATKVGGWNSSTVGGWNSQKVGVEESDKQPQWGQRRRNTRGDFRDNSRGWGSSSGGEWKGNRPARSADDSNRGGNFTATRQRMDIFTAEEQDILSNVDPIMLNIRRIMHQTGYNDGDPLSADDQSYIIDTVLNYHPDKAVKMGAGLDYITVSKHTEFQDSRCFYVVSTDGAKQDFSTRKCLENFIRSKYPDKAETFNGKYFKKPQPRSTRNASPSPSPSVG, encoded by the exons GATGTCGTACAAATCTCAATAAATGAGGGTAAAACCTCAGATGGTGCTTCCTATTTGGAACTGAAAGTTCCAAAAAATGCTGCAAATCTTCCAGACTGGAACTTCTTGGAAAAATATGGCTACCGCTATGGTGACGGTTATTCTCGACCTATGCTTCCTTCTGAG GTTCTTACAATTCTGAGAAGAATTCATGAAGATTCTAGGAAAAAGCTGTCAGCAAAAGGCTATTTCCCACAGGATGGATACATCCTGCAATACTTACCAGTACCTCCTAACTGTTTGTCTGTGCCTGATATATCTGATGGGAATAATATCATGTCTTCG GATCATTCTATAACAATGCTCAGGAAGGTACTGAGGCAGATTGACATAATTAAAAGTTCAAGATCTGGTATACCTAATTTTGAGGCTCATGAAGTTGAAGCCAATGATTTACAAGCATCAGTTGTCCAGTATCTCCAGTTTAGGGGGACAGGCAAG GCATCTCGTGACGTTGATAAACGTTTTGGAACAAACAAGGAAGCAGCTGATACCACCACTAAAGCCTGGTTGGAGAAGATGAAGACCTTGTTTATCAGGAAGGGGTCTGGTTTCTCGTCTCGAAGTGTCATAACTGGTGACCCATATAAAGGGGTGGGTGAGATTGGCTTGCCATGTGAAATTGCTCAGAAAATTACTTTTGAGGAGAGAGTAAGTCAGCACAATATGGCATACTTACAGAAATTGGTGGATGAAAAGCTTTGTTTAACCTATAAAGACGGGTCAAGTACTTACTCTTTGAGAGAAGGGTCAAAGGGGCACACATTTCTACGACCTGGACAAATAGTGCACAGGAGGATAATGGATGGTGATACCGTTTTCGTTAATAGGCCACCCACAACACACAAGCACTCCCTCCAAGCCTTATCAGTGTATGTCCATGATGATCACACTGTAAAGATCAACCCCCTCATATGTGGTCCCCTTAGTGCTGATTTTGATGGGGACTGCATTCATTTGTTTTACCCTCAGTCCCTTGCTGCCAAAGCAGAGGTTGTGGAGCTCTTCTCTGTAGGGAAACAGTTACTGAGTTCACACACTGGTAACTTCAATTTGCAGCTTGCCACTGACTCATTGCTGTCATTGAAGTTAATGTTCTCAAAGTATTTCTTCGATAGAGAAGCTGCCCAACAGTTAGCAATGTTTCTTCAGATGGCCTTACCTGATCCTGCACTAGTAGATGTTCGTAAATCAGGTACCATGTGGACTGCCTTACAGATCTTGGGGACTGCCTTACCTGATGGCCTTGATAGTTGTGGGGAGACGCATACAATTGGGAAAAGTCAGTTCTTGGGGATTGAGTACAACAAGGACTTGCTTTCATCCATTCTGAATGATGTTATCACATCTATCTATTTTATGAAGGGGCCAAATGATGTGCTGAAGTTTTTCAATTCTTTACAACCTCTATTAATGGAGAATCTGTGCACAGAAGGTTTTAGTGTTAGTCTCCGAGATTTTTACACGTCAAAGGCTGTTAGGGATGGTATCCAGGAAAGAGTTCAGTGCATGTCCAAGTTGTTGCATCACTTGCGGTCATCCTATAATGAGTCTGTGGAAGTACAATTAGAACATCACTTGCGTAATGAGAAACTTCCAGTTATTGACTTTGTGCACAAGTCATCTGGCATTGGTGTTCTAATTGATTCCAAGAGTGAATCTGCCCTTAATAAGGTGGTTCAACAAATTGGGTTTTTAGGCATGCAAATATCCGACAGAggaaaattttactcaaaaacaTTGGTAAATGACATGGCTCGACTGTTTCAGAAGAAGTATCCTTCTGCTGGTAGTAACCCTTCGGAGGAATTTGGGTTGGTTGGAAGCTGTCTGTTCTACGGGTTAGACCCTTATCAGGAGATGATTCATTCGATCTCTAGTAGAGAAGTGATTGTCCGCTCAACAAGGGGATTGACTGAACCTGGGACTTTGTTCAAAAACTTGATGGCCATCCTCCGTGATGTGCTAATTTGCTATGATGGGACTGTTCGGAATGTCTCCAGCAATTCCATTATTCAATTTGAGTATGGGGCTAGTGGTGGGTCAAATTTCCCAAGTGAATTTGGTGCTGGTGATCCTGTTGGAGTGTTGGCTGCAACTGCTATGTCCAATCCTGCATACAAAGCAGTTCTTGATTCCTCTCCGAGCAGCAATTCCTCCTGGGAGATGATGAAG GAGATACTGCTTTGTGGAGTGAGCTTCAAGAATGATGTTTCTGACCGTCGGGTAATCCTTTATCTGAATGATTGTGGGTGCCGTAGAGGGTGCTGCAGAGAAAAAGCAGCGTACCTCGTCAAGAATCATTTGAGTAAAGTATGTCTTAAGGATGCTGCTGATGAGTTCTTGATAGA ATATGGAGGGCAACAAGCAGGATATGAGAATTCTGAAACAGGGACTGGCCTCATTGGTCATATTACTCTCAACCAG GGACAGCtggaaaatctgggaatcagtgTTCTTGAGGTTCTTGAAAGATGCCAAGAAAATATCAGTTCATTCCAGAGGAGAAAAAAGATTGGCAATCTTTTCAAGAGAATAGTTTTGTCAGTGAG TGAATTTTGTTCGTTTTGCTACAATTCTGGAAGCAAGTGTTTGAACACACCATGCTTGAGGTTCTCTTGGCCAGATGCGAGTGACGATCACTTAGAGAGGGTTTCTCACATTCTTGCTGATATGATATGCCCAATTCTGTTGGATACAGTTATCAAAG GTGATCCAAGGGTTTCAAGTGCAAATATAGTTTGGATTTCTCCTGACACAATGACTTGGATTAGGAACCCGTCCAAGAGTCAAAGTGGTGAATTAGCTCTGGATATTGTTCTCGAAAAAGAAGCTGTTAAGCAAAGAGGAGATGCTTGGAGGATTCTCATGGATTCCTGTCTTCCTTTCATCCATTTGATAGACACTAGGCGCTCCATCCCATATGCAATAAAGCAAGTCCAAGAACTGATTGGAATTTCTTGTGCCTTTGAGCAAGCTGTTAAG CGCCTATCAACGTCAGTTACAATGGTCACAAAGGGTGTTCTCAAAGACCACCTAGTTCTATTGGCTAATAGCATGACTTGCGCAGGAAATCTGATTGGTTTTAATGCTGGTGGAATAAAAGCATTGTCTCGAGCATTAAACGTGCAGATACCATTTACGGAAGCAACGTTATTT ACCCCAAGAAAATGCTTTGAGAGGGCTGCTGAAAAGTGCCATGTTGATTCTTTGTCAAGCATTGTGGCTTCTTGCTCCTGGGGAAAACATGTGGCAGTTGGTACAGGATCTCCATTTGAAGTTCTCTGGAACACAAAAAAT GTTGAATTGAATATACCGGATGCACATGATGTTTATAGCTTCCTGCACTTGGTGAGGAGCAGCTCTGCTCAAGAAGTAGAAGGTACCAGTTGTCTTGGTGCGGAAGTTGAAGAACTGGAGGTGGAAGACGAAGATATGGGATTATACTTGTCTCCCGATCGGGACTCTGGTTCAGATAAGCCCACTTTTGAAGATAGAGCTGAATTTGATAATGGTATAGAAAATGAAAACTTAGATGAAGGAAAGCTAAGTGGCTCTGCATGGGAGAAGGCATCATCTGAGAATGTCAAATCTGGTGGTAGCTGGGATATGGCTAAAACCCAAAATGGTGCTGAAAAGGCTGTCAATCAGTCAGATTCCTGGTCTTCTTGGGGCAGAAAGGTTGATGAAGCTGAGAATAATCCTCGTCAATCTGGGAACGGAGAGCAGCTAGAATCATGGTCTGCCTGGGGAGGAAAGGCTAAGGAAGTGGACAGTAATCCTCAGCAATCCGGGAATACAGCGCAGTCAGGGTCATGGTCAGCATGGGGGAAAAAGGTTGATGAAGCTGGGAATAGCCCTCGCCAGTCCGGGAATGAGGAGCAGTCAGGATCTTTGTCTTCCTGGGGGAAAAAAGTGGAAAAAGATGGTGGTTCGTGGGGTAAAAGGGTTGAGGAAACGGAAAATCATAATCACCAATCTGGGAAAGATGAGAAGTCAGGATCTTTGTCCTCATGGGGGAAAAAGGTGGAGAAAGATGGCGATTCTTCTTGGGGGAAGGTGGAAATTGATGGTGGTTCGTCTTGGGGGAAAAAGGTGGAAATTGATGGGGGTTCTTCTTGGGGGAAAAAGGTTGAGGAAGCAGAAAATCATAGCCACCAGTCTGGGAAGGAAGAGAAGTCAGAATCTTTGTCCTCATGGGGGAAAAAGGTGGAAAAAGATGGTGTTTCTTCTTGGGGGAAAAAGGTGGAAAAAGATGGTG GTGGTTCTTGGGGAAAAAAAGTGGAAAAAGATGGTGGTTCTTCTTGGGGAGAAAAGGTTGAAGCTGAGAATACCCCACGACCATCTGGGAAAGGAGAACAGTCAGGATCTTGGTCCTCATGGGGGAAACAGGTGAAAGAAGATGGTGGGGCTTCTTGGGGGGAAAAGGTGGAGAAAGATGGTGGGTCTTCTTGGGGGAAAAAGGTTGATGAACCCGAGGATAAGCCTCACCAGTCTGGGAATGGAGAGCAGCCAGGATCTTGGTCCTCATGGGGTAAAAAGGTGGAAAAAGATGGTGGTTCTTGGGACGGGCCTAAACAGTCAAATTCTGAGTCGTCTTGGGGAAAAACTACTAAAGGTGGTGGATTTGGTTCAGCGGCTGCTGAAGGCAATAGAAGGGTTGACCAGTTAGTTAATGGATGGAGCTCTAATATAAGCGGAGATGAACAGTTAAATGAACCAACTCGTGATGACGCTACAAAAGTTGGTGGTTGGAATTCTTCAACAGTTGGTGGTTGGAATTCTCAGAAGGTTGGTGTTGAAGAGAGTGATAAGCAACCTCAGTGGGGTCAGCGCAGACGTAATACAAGAGGagattttagggataattcacgAGGTTGGGGCTCTTCTAGTGGTGGAGAGTGGAAGGGCAACCGGCCTGCAAGATCAGCTGATGACTCCAATAGAGGTGGGAATTTTACAGCAACAAGGCAAAGGATGGATATATTCACAGCAGAGGAACAAGACATACTTTCAAATGTTGATCCTATTATGCTGAATATCAGAAGAATAATGCATCAGACAGG GTACAATGATGGTGACCCATTATCTGCTGATGACCAGTCATATATCATTGACACTGTTCTCAATTACCATCCGGATAAAGCTGTCAAGATGGGAGCTGGTCTTGATTATATCACG GTTAGCAAACATACCGAGTTCCAGGACAGTAGATGCTTCTACGTTGTTTCTACTGATGGTGCTAAGCAAGATTTCTCCACCCGGAAATGTCTGGAGAACTTCATCAGGTCAAAGTATCCTGATAAGGCTGAGACTTTCAATGGCAAGTATTTCAAAAAGCCTCAACCTCGCAGCACTAGAAATGCATCTCCATCTCCATCTCCATCAGTTGGTTGA